Proteins encoded in a region of the Wolbachia endosymbiont (group A) of Anomoia purmunda genome:
- a CDS encoding DUF2610 domain-containing protein, which produces MTESIKKFTVQCDFKGQSSPFAIYIGNPKSDAHPIHHQDSWLVKERGGNIPNKVKESLQKLYKLSQENGVSFSELCAYAITVVSNNDKKSDSKK; this is translated from the coding sequence ATGACTGAATCTATAAAAAAATTTACTGTACAATGTGACTTCAAAGGGCAAAGTTCACCTTTTGCAATATATATAGGAAATCCAAAAAGCGATGCTCATCCAATTCATCATCAAGATTCCTGGCTTGTAAAAGAACGTGGAGGGAATATCCCTAATAAAGTAAAAGAAAGTCTACAAAAATTATATAAATTATCTCAAGAAAATGGAGTCTCTTTCTCAGAGCTATGCGCGTATGCTATTACTGTGGTTAGTAATAATGATAAAAAAAGCGATAGCAAAAAATAG
- a CDS encoding riboflavin synthase has translation MTRKEALEFLFQYLYISHASEQIQIIYFHHMFKGIITDIGTITDTTTHSNSDQIFHIKTQNLSSINKGDSIACSGVCLTVVDIMSDIFTVQASQETMKVANLNTWRIGKKINLEQAMRLSDKIDGHLVQGHVDKIVKILTINQNLDSHEIKLSCPQELIKFVAKKGSVTLDGVSLTVNSVITRPLLKFVCGKKFLGEAQASTAEYLSVFEEHSQALTTKLPSEIEFQKGSAEFTVNIIPYTWKNTTFQYNKVNDYLNLEIDMIARYLDQLIQHKYN, from the coding sequence ATGACAAGAAAGGAAGCACTGGAATTTTTGTTTCAATATTTGTACATTAGCCATGCGTCTGAACAGATACAAATTATTTATTTTCACCATATGTTTAAAGGAATTATCACGGATATCGGGACTATAACTGATACTACCACTCACTCCAACTCTGATCAAATTTTCCATATCAAGACACAAAATTTATCCTCTATAAATAAAGGAGATTCAATAGCTTGCTCTGGTGTGTGTTTAACTGTTGTTGATATAATGAGCGACATATTTACAGTCCAAGCGTCTCAAGAAACTATGAAGGTTGCTAACTTAAATACGTGGAGAATAGGAAAAAAAATAAATCTCGAACAAGCAATGAGATTAAGCGATAAGATCGATGGCCACCTGGTTCAGGGTCATGTTGATAAGATAGTAAAAATTTTAACAATTAATCAAAATTTAGATTCTCATGAAATCAAACTATCGTGCCCACAAGAATTAATTAAATTTGTTGCAAAAAAAGGCTCCGTTACATTAGATGGGGTTTCCCTCACAGTGAATTCAGTTATCACCAGACCCCTTTTGAAATTTGTTTGTGGTAAGAAATTTTTAGGAGAAGCACAGGCGAGCACCGCAGAATACTTAAGTGTATTTGAGGAGCACAGTCAAGCTTTGACAACAAAATTGCCATCAGAAATCGAATTTCAAAAGGGGTCTGCCGAATTTACAGTAAATATAATTCCCTATACATGGAAAAATACAACTTTTCAGTACAACAAAGTAAATGATTATTTGAATTTAGAAATCGACATGATCGCTAGGTATTTAGATCAATTGATACAGCATAAATACAATTAA
- the pheS gene encoding phenylalanine--tRNA ligase subunit alpha, whose translation MNKELLNEIPSLEDKAVSEIENASSLQDLEKVRLSYLGKKGVIKAYFDNLKEIEDAGKKRNLGEVINVLRNKLDQLIMNKENILKAEEVNFKLQNEAVDITLPARPEKIGKVHPLSKVLNEVKLIFAHMGFKAVDGPDIEDEFHVFDALNTPSHHPAREEQDTFYLKNKIDDKRMVLRTHTSSVQIRTMEKTKKFPIKIVAAGRVYRNDFDATHTPMFHQIEGLYVNENVNMGQLKFTIHHFLNKFFGDKGLKIRFRNSFFPFTEPSAEVDISYKGSKWIEVLGCGMTHPNVFQNVGIDHTKYNGFAFGIGIERLAMLKYQISDLRSFYDNKISWLDHYGFHFSSLR comes from the coding sequence ATGAATAAAGAGCTACTGAATGAAATACCTTCACTTGAAGATAAAGCGGTCTCTGAAATTGAGAATGCTTCTTCTTTACAAGATTTAGAAAAAGTTAGGTTATCATATTTGGGAAAAAAGGGTGTAATTAAAGCTTATTTTGACAACTTAAAAGAGATAGAAGACGCAGGAAAAAAGCGCAATTTAGGCGAAGTTATCAACGTTTTACGTAATAAGCTAGATCAGCTTATAATGAATAAGGAGAATATACTAAAAGCCGAAGAAGTTAACTTTAAATTGCAGAACGAGGCAGTTGATATCACGTTGCCTGCGAGGCCAGAAAAAATTGGCAAGGTCCATCCACTCAGTAAGGTTCTAAATGAAGTAAAGCTTATTTTTGCACATATGGGTTTTAAAGCAGTTGATGGTCCTGACATTGAAGATGAATTTCATGTATTTGATGCACTGAATACTCCAAGTCATCATCCTGCACGAGAGGAGCAAGATACCTTCTACTTAAAGAATAAAATAGATGATAAAAGAATGGTGCTGCGCACTCATACCTCATCTGTACAGATTAGAACCATGGAAAAAACAAAAAAATTCCCAATTAAAATAGTAGCCGCAGGTAGAGTATACAGAAACGACTTTGATGCAACTCACACCCCTATGTTCCATCAAATAGAGGGGTTATATGTCAATGAGAATGTCAATATGGGCCAGTTAAAATTTACTATTCATCACTTCCTTAATAAGTTTTTTGGAGATAAAGGGCTGAAGATACGTTTTCGTAATAGTTTTTTCCCTTTTACCGAGCCTTCTGCAGAAGTGGACATAAGTTATAAAGGTAGTAAATGGATAGAAGTACTGGGATGCGGTATGACGCATCCAAATGTATTTCAAAATGTTGGAATAGACCATACTAAATACAACGGTTTTGCGTTTGGCATTGGTATAGAAAGGCTTGCAATGCTAAAATATCAAATTAGCGACTTAAGGAGCTTTTATGATAACAAAATCAGCTGGCTTGATCATTACGGTTTTCATTTTTCATCTTTAAGATAA
- the glmU gene encoding bifunctional UDP-N-acetylglucosamine diphosphorylase/glucosamine-1-phosphate N-acetyltransferase GlmU yields the protein MNSDLPKVLHKIGNFSMLQHVIYNAKQLNPENIAVVVDLPLIERLKCFKDIQLITQELTLGTGDAVKTAMRNLRELPDSSIVVVQYGDTPLIKSSTITKMISCLEGKALVCLGFRTSNKEYGRLIVENGSLREIVEAKSDKNNHEEFLANAGIMVAYAKNLRELVEKIECNSSTHEYYLTDVVSIAVKSNLNVGYVITGGEEATGINNRNDLIKAEFYFQENKRKVFTDSGVTLVAPETIFFSLDTQIARDSVVYPYVFFGTGVKIESGAKILPFSHLENCLIKSNAEVGPFTRIRGNTTIGNKAKIGNFVEVKTSEIGQNTRIKHLSYIGNANVGQGSNIGAGTIVCNYDGKNKHETNIGSNCFVGANSSLIAPLNIHDESVIAAGSVIVEDVPEKSLAIARERQVTKRIK from the coding sequence ATGAATTCAGATTTGCCTAAGGTCCTACACAAAATAGGCAATTTTTCCATGCTCCAGCATGTCATTTACAATGCAAAACAGCTAAATCCTGAAAACATAGCTGTTGTAGTTGATCTGCCTTTAATTGAAAGACTAAAGTGCTTTAAGGATATACAGTTAATTACACAAGAATTAACACTTGGCACGGGAGATGCGGTCAAAACTGCAATGAGAAACCTAAGAGAATTGCCAGATTCAAGCATAGTTGTTGTGCAGTATGGAGATACTCCGCTCATAAAAAGCAGCACAATAACTAAAATGATTAGTTGCTTAGAAGGCAAGGCTCTAGTTTGCCTAGGTTTTAGGACAAGCAATAAAGAATACGGTAGGTTAATTGTTGAGAATGGTTCCTTAAGAGAAATCGTAGAAGCAAAGAGTGATAAAAATAATCATGAAGAGTTTCTTGCCAATGCTGGAATAATGGTTGCATATGCAAAGAATTTACGTGAATTGGTGGAGAAAATAGAGTGCAATAGCTCAACTCATGAATATTATTTGACTGATGTAGTCTCCATTGCAGTGAAGAGTAATTTAAATGTCGGTTACGTTATTACGGGTGGAGAAGAGGCAACTGGAATAAATAACAGAAATGACCTTATAAAAGCTGAATTTTACTTTCAAGAAAATAAAAGAAAAGTTTTTACTGACTCCGGAGTAACGCTTGTTGCACCAGAGACTATTTTCTTTTCTCTTGATACGCAAATTGCCAGAGATTCAGTTGTTTACCCATATGTTTTTTTCGGTACTGGGGTGAAAATAGAGTCTGGTGCGAAAATACTGCCATTTTCGCATTTAGAAAACTGCTTAATTAAAAGTAATGCTGAGGTCGGTCCATTTACCAGAATACGCGGAAACACAACAATTGGTAATAAGGCAAAAATAGGAAATTTTGTGGAAGTGAAAACAAGTGAAATTGGTCAAAACACTAGAATAAAACACTTAAGTTATATAGGAAATGCTAACGTAGGACAGGGGAGTAATATAGGAGCAGGCACTATTGTTTGTAATTATGATGGGAAAAATAAACATGAAACGAATATAGGGAGCAATTGCTTTGTTGGCGCCAATAGCTCACTAATTGCACCACTTAATATTCATGATGAATCTGTAATTGCAGCAGGTAGTGTTATAGTTGAGGATGTACCAGAAAAAAGCCTTGCAATAGCAAGAGAAAGGCAAGTAACTAAGAGAATAAAGTAG
- a CDS encoding class I SAM-dependent methyltransferase encodes MLTYIHELIDKSQGSISISDFMNAVLYHEKYGYYTSKLPLGKDGDFTTAPEISQLFGEVIAVWIMHTWEKLGKPSKFSLVELGPGKGTLIHDIIRVTKKYSSFFNSISIYLVEISPTLRKIQKEKLKSLDVNWHKNIDNLPEQPTIFLANEFFDALPIDQFVYRDEGWYENRVTKQDDGSLLVSCQCVVPLPRYPSAPSLSSQCVTLGSSKIDCKQAHYTTFSIKKLDSSVSYFHDTICKSCSCIPSARMTNGKLFNGAVMEICSVGVEILKKLEKKIYNNKGAALIIDYGYVYPAYKSTLQSIKQHKYANFLENVGNSDITALVNFQALKDSLKHVDCEILTQREFLYLFGIKERTQALMKSASDEQKNRILSEFLRLTENMGTLFKAMLLIA; translated from the coding sequence ATGCTCACTTATATACACGAATTAATTGACAAAAGTCAAGGATCAATATCCATCAGTGATTTCATGAATGCCGTTTTGTACCATGAAAAATACGGCTATTATACAAGTAAATTACCGCTTGGTAAGGATGGTGATTTTACTACCGCACCTGAGATCAGCCAATTATTTGGTGAAGTAATTGCAGTTTGGATAATGCATACATGGGAAAAATTAGGAAAGCCATCAAAATTTTCTCTAGTTGAACTTGGGCCAGGCAAAGGAACACTCATTCACGATATAATAAGAGTCACTAAAAAATACAGCAGCTTTTTTAATTCAATATCGATCTACTTAGTTGAAATAAGCCCTACTTTACGGAAGATACAAAAGGAAAAATTAAAAAGCTTAGATGTTAATTGGCACAAAAATATTGACAACCTACCAGAACAACCAACCATTTTTTTAGCAAATGAGTTCTTTGACGCTCTTCCGATAGATCAGTTTGTATATCGTGATGAGGGGTGGTATGAAAATAGGGTGACAAAACAAGATGATGGCAGTCTCTTGGTGTCATGCCAGTGCGTAGTGCCCCTTCCTCGTTATCCCAGCGCCCCCTCTTTGTCATCCCAGTGCGTGACACTGGGATCCAGCAAAATTGATTGTAAACAAGCGCACTATACAACATTTTCGATCAAGAAACTGGACTCCAGTGTCAGTTACTTTCATGACACCATCTGCAAGTCGTGCAGTTGTATACCAAGCGCTAGAATGACAAATGGAAAACTTTTTAATGGTGCAGTGATGGAAATATGTTCAGTTGGGGTTGAAATATTAAAAAAACTTGAGAAGAAGATATATAATAATAAAGGAGCTGCTTTGATTATAGATTACGGTTATGTATACCCCGCATATAAGAGCACTTTGCAATCGATAAAACAACATAAGTATGCTAATTTTCTTGAGAATGTTGGCAATAGCGATATTACCGCACTTGTAAACTTTCAAGCATTAAAAGATTCATTAAAACACGTAGATTGCGAGATTTTAACTCAAAGAGAATTTTTATATCTTTTTGGCATAAAAGAAAGAACCCAGGCTTTAATGAAAAGCGCAAGTGATGAACAAAAGAATAGGATCTTGAGTGAATTCTTAAGGTTGACTGAAAATATGGGCACTCTTTTTAAAGCAATGCTATTGATAGCATAG
- the dapD gene encoding 2,3,4,5-tetrahydropyridine-2,6-dicarboxylate N-succinyltransferase gives MEGLQLKKTQSEIEDIWKNREKFNDCNLKKTAKIAIKEVIELLDSGKIRVAEKLSSGEWVIHKWIKQAILLHFLTEENKIIDNTNCWFDKIGNKFSEWNEEKFHRLKIRAVPVCFVRRSAYIGTNVILMPSFINVGAYVDSGTMIDTWSTIGSCAQIGKNCHISGGVGIGGVLEPIQASPVIIEDNCFIGARSEVAEGVVVREGSVLGMGVFIGASTKIIDRETSKVFYGEVPPYSVVIPGSIPSKNNISTYCAVIVKKVDEKTRSKTSINEILRD, from the coding sequence ATGGAAGGTTTGCAACTAAAAAAAACACAGAGTGAGATAGAAGATATTTGGAAAAATAGAGAAAAATTTAATGACTGTAATCTAAAGAAAACAGCAAAAATAGCAATTAAAGAGGTAATAGAGCTCCTTGATAGTGGTAAAATTAGAGTAGCAGAAAAGCTATCAAGTGGAGAATGGGTAATACATAAGTGGATAAAGCAGGCAATATTATTACATTTTCTCACTGAAGAAAACAAAATAATAGACAATACCAATTGCTGGTTTGACAAGATCGGTAACAAGTTTAGTGAATGGAATGAGGAGAAATTTCACCGGTTAAAAATTAGAGCAGTTCCTGTGTGTTTTGTTCGCCGATCTGCTTATATAGGTACAAATGTTATTCTAATGCCAAGTTTTATCAACGTTGGTGCATATGTTGATTCAGGAACAATGATAGATACCTGGTCAACGATTGGTAGCTGTGCGCAAATAGGAAAAAATTGCCATATTTCCGGTGGAGTGGGAATAGGTGGAGTCCTTGAGCCTATTCAAGCTTCACCTGTCATTATAGAGGATAATTGCTTTATTGGAGCGCGTAGCGAGGTGGCCGAGGGTGTGGTAGTGAGAGAAGGATCAGTCCTTGGCATGGGTGTGTTTATTGGAGCGTCAACAAAAATTATTGATAGAGAAACTAGCAAGGTATTTTATGGCGAAGTGCCGCCTTATTCTGTAGTGATACCAGGGTCTATTCCATCTAAAAATAACATTTCAACCTATTGTGCAGTCATAGTAAAAAAAGTGGATGAAAAGACGAGATCGAAAACCTCTATAAATGAAATATTGAGGGATTAA
- a CDS encoding zinc-ribbon domain-containing protein: protein MKIQCNSCTKTYLVSPEQIGASGRKVKCTNCNHIWHEYLEEVSNKSHSANIQEKKVSGRNFLQNLAFTTLVFATATGLCVVIANGIFPREMNKAYKTISLYKDSISYKLGYKKEQTESPNVKELAVNKFYQDYLFLSNLRSS, encoded by the coding sequence ATGAAAATACAATGTAATAGTTGTACTAAAACTTACTTAGTATCCCCCGAGCAAATTGGTGCATCTGGAAGAAAGGTAAAGTGTACGAATTGCAATCACATATGGCATGAATACCTAGAAGAAGTGTCAAACAAATCGCACTCTGCTAATATACAGGAAAAAAAAGTTAGCGGAAGGAATTTTTTACAAAATCTAGCATTTACCACTCTAGTTTTTGCAACAGCTACAGGGTTATGCGTCGTAATTGCTAATGGCATCTTTCCTAGAGAGATGAACAAAGCATACAAAACGATCAGTTTATATAAAGATTCAATAAGCTATAAATTAGGGTACAAAAAAGAACAAACAGAAAGTCCAAATGTAAAAGAACTTGCTGTAAATAAGTTTTATCAAGACTACCTTTTTTTATCTAATTTAAGATCTAGTTAA
- the rpe gene encoding ribulose-phosphate 3-epimerase, with the protein MSIKIAPSILSADFAKLGEEVRKISDLGVDYIHIDVMDGNFVPNITIGPSVVSAIRKYSNLPFDVHLMVKSPGNHIESFINAGADIITVHAEAETHLERLIRKIKSYKNVNDEKKPIQVGVSIVPSTSPSVLEYIIHELDIVLIMTVNPGFGGQEFIHSQLNKISTIKKMIQERNLKTQISVDGGINFFNAADIIKAGADILVAGSAIFKAEDIKKAVNDLKNLLL; encoded by the coding sequence ATGAGTATTAAAATTGCACCTTCTATACTTTCAGCAGACTTTGCAAAATTAGGGGAAGAAGTAAGAAAAATTAGCGATTTAGGTGTGGATTACATACACATAGACGTTATGGATGGGAATTTCGTTCCAAATATTACAATTGGTCCTAGCGTTGTCTCTGCAATACGTAAATATAGCAATCTTCCTTTTGATGTGCATTTAATGGTCAAATCTCCTGGTAACCACATTGAAAGCTTTATAAATGCTGGTGCTGATATTATCACTGTACATGCAGAAGCAGAGACACACCTTGAGAGGTTGATAAGAAAGATAAAGTCATACAAAAATGTAAACGACGAAAAAAAACCGATTCAAGTTGGAGTTTCAATTGTTCCTTCAACTTCTCCAAGTGTGCTTGAATACATAATACATGAGCTAGATATTGTGCTGATTATGACAGTCAACCCTGGCTTTGGAGGACAGGAATTCATTCATTCACAGTTGAACAAGATATCTACTATAAAAAAAATGATACAAGAGCGTAACCTTAAAACACAAATTTCAGTAGATGGTGGAATTAACTTTTTTAACGCAGCTGATATAATAAAAGCAGGTGCAGATATTTTAGTTGCGGGATCGGCGATATTCAAGGCTGAAGATATTAAGAAGGCCGTAAACGATCTTAAAAATCTATTGTTGTGA
- the topA gene encoding type I DNA topoisomerase, which translates to MALLIVESPAKAKTIGKYLSKEFKVAASFGHVRDLPAKNGSVDPDNDFAIKYETIEKAEKYIKELVKAASKASDIYLATDPDREGEAMAWHVIETLKEKKAINDKSNIHRVVFNEITKRAVQEAIKNPREINMDLVRAQQARRALDYLVGFSLSPLLWTKLSGSKSAGRVQSVALKIICEREDEISKFITQEYWSIKAEMQNSKDEAFFAMLSHYDNKKLEKFDIKNEEEAKNLVREIESRQYAVSTVERKQVKRNPLPPFITSSLQQDAVNKLYFNVKSVMRIAQNLYEGIDIGGETVGLITYMRTDGFHIADEAINSIRGSIKSLYGDKYLPQSPRKYVKKVKNAQEAHEAIRPTDINRAPGSIKDYLTPEQFKLYDLIWKRTIASQMESAILDQVVVEISSTDQKVILRASGSSIFFDGFYKVYQDNMEAENEGLLPAMKEGEACKLISVEPKQHFTQPPPRYSEASIVKKMEEIGIGRPSTYATIISVLQDREYVSLDNKRFIPSSRGKIVTIFLETFFQRCVEYDFTAQMEEKLDLISNGHADWKKELGHFWVPFFGHVNSVKQMTHDEVFSGIHNLVVDWFCSEEGRKEVNTKCPACSDGTLKLNFGKAGVFLGCSNYPECNHTKEITGSNDNSEYPKSLGIDDITGQEVIIKKGPFGLYLQFNNESEKKKAVSIPKDINVNDIDLSTATQLLSLPKVIGEHPETGKEVKIGLGRFGYYIFYDGRYFSLKKSSKEVLNTELSEVVQIIANSPRKELKSFGVNEKGKEVFICNGRYGFYIKCGKTNVALGKSADIESIDLEKALELIKNKK; encoded by the coding sequence ATGGCATTATTAATAGTTGAATCACCTGCGAAAGCAAAGACAATAGGTAAATATTTGAGTAAAGAGTTCAAAGTAGCTGCATCCTTTGGACATGTGAGGGATCTTCCAGCAAAAAACGGTTCTGTCGATCCAGATAATGATTTTGCTATAAAGTATGAAACCATTGAAAAAGCAGAAAAGTATATAAAAGAGCTAGTAAAAGCAGCAAGTAAAGCATCAGATATATATCTTGCAACAGACCCAGACAGAGAAGGGGAAGCAATGGCTTGGCATGTGATAGAGACATTAAAAGAAAAGAAAGCAATCAATGATAAAAGCAACATTCATAGAGTAGTCTTTAATGAGATAACAAAGAGAGCAGTTCAAGAAGCAATAAAGAATCCACGTGAAATAAATATGGATTTAGTGCGTGCACAACAAGCACGCAGAGCTTTGGATTATCTAGTTGGGTTTAGTTTGTCACCACTGCTGTGGACAAAATTGTCGGGGAGCAAGTCTGCAGGGCGAGTGCAGTCTGTTGCATTAAAGATTATATGCGAACGAGAAGATGAAATTAGTAAATTTATAACACAGGAGTATTGGAGCATAAAGGCAGAAATGCAAAATAGCAAAGATGAGGCTTTTTTTGCTATGCTAAGCCACTATGACAATAAAAAGCTAGAAAAATTTGATATTAAGAATGAAGAAGAAGCAAAGAACTTAGTCAGGGAGATTGAGTCAAGGCAATATGCTGTAAGCACAGTAGAACGCAAGCAAGTTAAGAGAAACCCACTTCCTCCGTTTATTACTTCAAGTCTTCAGCAAGATGCAGTGAATAAACTGTATTTTAATGTGAAAAGTGTTATGCGCATAGCGCAAAATTTATATGAAGGTATCGATATTGGTGGTGAAACTGTAGGGTTGATAACTTACATGCGTACAGATGGGTTTCATATTGCAGATGAGGCTATAAACTCAATTAGAGGGTCTATTAAGTCATTATATGGTGATAAATATTTACCGCAGTCTCCTCGTAAATATGTAAAAAAGGTCAAAAATGCTCAAGAAGCACATGAAGCAATTCGTCCAACTGATATCAATAGAGCGCCGGGTAGTATTAAGGATTACTTAACGCCAGAGCAATTTAAATTGTATGATTTAATCTGGAAAAGAACCATTGCAAGTCAAATGGAATCGGCAATCCTTGATCAAGTGGTAGTTGAAATTAGTTCTACTGACCAGAAAGTAATTCTACGAGCAAGTGGATCAAGTATATTCTTTGATGGTTTTTATAAAGTCTACCAAGATAACATGGAAGCCGAAAATGAAGGCCTGCTACCTGCCATGAAGGAAGGGGAAGCATGTAAGCTGATTTCAGTTGAGCCAAAACAGCATTTCACTCAACCGCCACCTCGTTATAGTGAAGCAAGTATCGTTAAAAAAATGGAAGAAATCGGTATAGGACGCCCATCAACTTATGCAACAATTATTTCGGTATTACAAGATCGTGAGTATGTTTCATTGGATAACAAAAGATTTATTCCAAGCAGCCGCGGTAAAATCGTTACTATATTTTTAGAAACTTTTTTTCAGCGTTGTGTAGAGTATGACTTCACAGCACAAATGGAAGAAAAGCTTGATTTAATCTCAAATGGACATGCAGATTGGAAAAAAGAATTAGGCCACTTTTGGGTGCCATTTTTTGGTCATGTAAACTCTGTCAAGCAAATGACGCATGATGAAGTTTTCAGCGGCATTCACAATTTGGTAGTCGATTGGTTTTGTTCAGAAGAAGGAAGAAAAGAGGTGAATACGAAATGCCCTGCTTGCTCTGATGGCACATTGAAATTGAACTTTGGAAAAGCCGGGGTGTTCCTTGGATGTTCTAACTATCCTGAATGCAACCATACAAAAGAAATTACAGGTAGTAACGACAATTCAGAATATCCAAAAAGTTTAGGTATAGATGATATAACAGGACAAGAGGTAATAATTAAAAAAGGTCCTTTTGGGCTTTACCTGCAGTTTAATAATGAGTCAGAAAAGAAAAAGGCGGTTTCTATACCAAAAGATATAAATGTTAATGATATTGATCTGAGCACTGCTACTCAATTACTTTCCTTGCCAAAAGTAATTGGAGAACACCCAGAAACCGGAAAGGAAGTAAAAATAGGCCTTGGGCGATTTGGGTACTATATTTTCTATGATGGTAGATACTTTTCTCTTAAGAAAAGCTCCAAAGAGGTGCTGAATACAGAATTGAGCGAAGTTGTACAAATTATTGCAAACAGTCCACGCAAAGAGTTAAAATCTTTCGGAGTTAATGAAAAGGGAAAAGAAGTTTTTATCTGCAACGGTAGGTACGGATTCTATATAAAATGCGGCAAAACAAACGTTGCTTTGGGCAAGAGTGCAGATATTGAAAGTATAGATTTGGAGAAGGCTTTAGAGTTGATTAAGAATAAAAAGTAG
- a CDS encoding CvpA family protein, protein MLFDSLIIFIVVLCVIISVTRGFIKELCALMFLFLSVFLTANHYDFFTPNYSKYFDSKVTLNILSTISVFIILNLIFMIINNWLMYILSPIRLGFIDRVTGIFLGALKGILLSYVLFFAVHLYCYTVYDKKEGESKIEAEDILPNWIINSHSYQALFVTAEEVIDMYVPESLILKIKEIGGEMVDQEKPKNNKKEE, encoded by the coding sequence ATGCTTTTCGATAGCCTAATTATCTTCATTGTTGTTCTATGTGTAATAATCTCGGTAACTAGAGGCTTTATAAAAGAGCTATGCGCACTAATGTTTCTATTTTTATCGGTCTTTCTGACAGCTAATCACTATGATTTTTTCACTCCAAATTATAGTAAATATTTTGATTCTAAAGTTACACTAAACATACTTTCTACAATCTCTGTATTTATTATACTTAATCTTATATTCATGATAATAAATAACTGGCTAATGTACATATTATCGCCCATAAGGTTGGGGTTTATCGATAGAGTTACTGGAATCTTTCTCGGAGCGCTTAAAGGAATATTGCTCTCTTATGTATTATTTTTTGCTGTGCACTTATATTGCTACACAGTATATGACAAAAAAGAGGGAGAGTCTAAAATAGAAGCAGAAGACATATTGCCTAATTGGATAATAAATTCACACTCTTATCAGGCTTTATTTGTGACAGCAGAAGAAGTAATTGACATGTATGTACCAGAGTCGTTGATACTAAAAATAAAAGAGATCGGTGGAGAAATGGTTGATCAAGAAAAACCTAAAAACAATAAAAAAGAAGAGTAA